From Haloarcula sp. CBA1127, a single genomic window includes:
- a CDS encoding phosphate-starvation-inducible PsiE family protein yields MDDEDADPVGGPLPEAESFDDRVLGVSESLIRYVEVIAALVLVLLFAIGVFDLTLQIFQSALRGDITDPLVVVGFIDTALLLFIIVEVYQTVVAYTQESETRRIVRLVIYTGVIAMVRKAIIFRTGEYSSEQAALTAAAAYTLIILGLAALLLVERRTRGTLSETG; encoded by the coding sequence ATGGATGACGAGGACGCCGACCCCGTGGGCGGGCCACTGCCGGAAGCGGAGTCGTTCGACGATCGAGTGCTGGGGGTCAGCGAGTCGCTCATCCGGTACGTCGAAGTCATCGCGGCGCTGGTACTGGTCCTTCTCTTTGCTATTGGCGTCTTCGACCTGACGCTCCAGATATTCCAGAGCGCACTTCGTGGCGATATCACCGACCCGCTGGTCGTTGTTGGTTTCATCGACACGGCCCTCCTCCTGTTCATTATCGTGGAGGTGTACCAGACCGTCGTCGCGTACACGCAGGAAAGCGAGACGCGCCGCATCGTCCGCCTGGTCATCTACACGGGCGTCATCGCGATGGTCCGGAAGGCCATCATCTTCCGCACCGGTGAGTACAGCTCCGAACAGGCCGCGCTCACCGCCGCAGCGGCGTACACGCTCATTATTCTCGGTCTTGCGGCGCTGTTGCTCGTCGAACGCCGGACCCGCGGGACGCTGTCGGAAACAGGGTGA
- a CDS encoding methyl-accepting chemotaxis protein, translated as MVSQDFRSRVAHLVPAAVRGSFVRKFVAAVLVAVLVAGGIGAVFYTETTQTLDQRVETQVVSTAELQADGLDNWVDGFQRQTRTLSSVKEFQNGQPGVIKDYLLLESDDLTSEFVAVHYVQASDGTVEASTASGVSGETLASLGVPWGADMAAIDDETDTPGSVVVPEEPYRSPVTNDSVLAFVSSAPQNTEHVVVVEANLSARTESFRGSLADSETTIVGPAGAAVVGNSVPGETAATVTDDGTNGFTQSSETVYGYASLDSIRWTVVTQVPVSSAYALRNQIATSLLLTLVSAVVVLGGVTIAMSRRSATVLSELAETADEMRAGDLDVTLDTSRSDEIGRLFDAFDEMRESLREQIADAEAARENAESAKSEAESAKREAEAAREAAEELSDSLQNRAEDYAEVMAACADGDLTARMSSDADAESMARIATAYNDLLDEWEDTIREVRSFSEAVDTASETVSENVDAVQDRSASVKSSAAEMADGAATQSEKLETVWTELEDLSATVEEVSTAADTVRNRADEALSRSQSGRTAAERAATALDDIERSTGETVAQVEELDALMGGIESVTDLITNIADQTTMLALNANIEAARAGNGGDGDGFAVVADEVKTLADETVAATADIEAAIGEMRQQVERTVDEMHATQSKVDTGTETVSDALDAFDNIVGDIEDATSGMREIDRATDEQAESTQEVVSMVETVGDISDDTAVEAAAVADAATEQVGVVDDVESSVAQLSDRATDLGQLLETFTLDEPGSIDSGTDVFETAPENHMGTESTGDD; from the coding sequence ATGGTGAGCCAAGATTTCCGTTCCCGAGTCGCCCACCTCGTCCCGGCCGCTGTGCGAGGGAGCTTCGTCCGGAAGTTCGTGGCCGCGGTGCTGGTGGCGGTCCTGGTTGCCGGAGGAATCGGAGCGGTGTTCTACACCGAGACGACGCAAACGCTTGACCAGCGCGTAGAGACACAGGTCGTCTCGACCGCCGAGTTACAGGCTGACGGCCTCGACAACTGGGTAGACGGCTTCCAGCGCCAGACCCGCACGCTCTCGTCGGTCAAAGAGTTCCAGAACGGGCAGCCGGGCGTCATCAAGGACTACCTCTTGCTCGAATCGGACGACCTCACGTCCGAGTTCGTGGCCGTCCACTACGTCCAGGCTTCCGACGGCACGGTAGAAGCGAGCACCGCAAGCGGCGTTAGTGGGGAGACGCTGGCATCTCTCGGCGTCCCGTGGGGCGCAGATATGGCGGCCATCGACGACGAGACCGACACGCCAGGGAGCGTCGTCGTTCCGGAGGAGCCCTACCGGTCACCGGTGACAAACGACAGCGTTCTGGCGTTCGTCAGCTCCGCGCCACAGAACACAGAACACGTTGTCGTCGTCGAGGCCAACCTCTCCGCCCGCACCGAATCGTTCCGCGGGTCGCTGGCCGACAGCGAGACGACGATTGTCGGACCAGCGGGCGCGGCCGTCGTCGGCAACAGTGTGCCGGGGGAGACCGCCGCGACGGTCACGGACGATGGAACCAACGGCTTTACCCAGTCATCTGAGACAGTGTACGGGTACGCGAGCCTCGATAGTATTAGGTGGACAGTCGTGACGCAGGTTCCGGTGTCAAGCGCCTATGCCCTCCGGAACCAGATCGCGACCAGCCTCCTCCTGACGCTTGTGTCCGCGGTGGTGGTCCTCGGCGGCGTGACCATCGCGATGAGCAGGCGCTCGGCGACAGTCCTCTCAGAGCTCGCCGAGACAGCCGACGAGATGCGCGCTGGCGACCTTGACGTGACGCTCGACACGTCCCGTTCTGACGAGATCGGCCGGCTGTTCGACGCCTTCGACGAGATGAGGGAGTCGCTCCGCGAGCAAATCGCTGACGCGGAGGCAGCCAGGGAAAACGCCGAATCCGCCAAGAGCGAGGCCGAGTCGGCAAAACGAGAGGCCGAAGCGGCTCGTGAGGCCGCGGAGGAACTCAGCGATAGCCTCCAGAACCGCGCCGAGGACTACGCCGAGGTCATGGCCGCCTGTGCCGACGGCGACCTGACAGCGCGGATGTCGTCCGACGCCGACGCCGAGTCGATGGCCCGGATCGCAACAGCCTACAACGACTTGCTCGACGAGTGGGAAGACACCATCCGCGAGGTCCGGTCGTTCAGCGAGGCCGTCGACACCGCGAGCGAAACGGTCTCGGAGAACGTCGACGCGGTTCAGGACCGCAGCGCCAGTGTGAAATCCTCGGCCGCGGAGATGGCCGACGGGGCGGCGACACAGTCGGAGAAACTCGAAACCGTCTGGACGGAACTAGAAGACCTCTCGGCGACCGTCGAGGAGGTGTCTACCGCCGCCGACACCGTCAGGAACCGAGCTGACGAAGCCCTCAGTCGGTCACAGAGTGGGCGAACGGCCGCCGAGCGGGCGGCGACGGCTCTCGACGATATCGAGCGGTCGACCGGCGAGACCGTCGCACAAGTCGAAGAACTGGACGCGCTGATGGGGGGAATCGAATCCGTCACCGACCTCATCACCAATATCGCTGACCAGACGACGATGCTCGCGCTGAACGCCAACATCGAGGCCGCCCGCGCCGGAAACGGGGGCGATGGCGACGGCTTTGCCGTCGTCGCCGACGAGGTGAAGACGCTGGCCGACGAGACGGTGGCTGCGACTGCTGACATCGAAGCCGCTATCGGCGAGATGCGTCAGCAGGTCGAGCGCACCGTCGACGAAATGCACGCCACCCAGTCGAAAGTCGACACTGGAACGGAGACCGTCAGCGACGCCCTCGATGCGTTCGACAACATCGTCGGCGATATCGAGGACGCGACCAGCGGGATGCGAGAGATCGACCGTGCGACCGACGAGCAGGCTGAGTCGACACAGGAGGTCGTCTCGATGGTCGAGACAGTCGGCGACATTAGCGACGACACGGCTGTCGAAGCGGCCGCCGTCGCCGACGCGGCGACCGAGCAGGTCGGGGTCGTCGACGACGTTGAGTCCTCCGTCGCGCAACTCTCGGACCGCGCCACCGACCTCGGGCAACTGCTGGAAACGTTCACCCTCGACGAACCCGGCAGTATTGACAGCGGGACCGACGTGTTTGAGACAGCGCCCGAGAACCACATGGGGACAGAGTCAACCGGGGACGACTGA
- a CDS encoding aminopeptidase: MDPRIREHAEVIVDHSIDLSEGDNLVIDAHPQAADLVTALHEFAADRGANPLVVQDRLGERFRRAYLRNRDEFETPSHIEALYEEMDAYIAIKGSDNVTETSDVDPETTAAYQQSQQPLLNERLSKTWCLTQYPAPANAQLAQTSTEGYENFVWDAVLKDWDAVREHQAQMVEILDPADEVRIVSGETTDVTMSVTGNETLNDYGEKNLPGGEVFTAPVPDSVEGEVLFDKPLYHQGREVTDVFLRFEDGEVVEHSAGKNEELLTEVLSTDDGASRLGELGIGMNRDIDQFSYNMLFDEKMGDTVHMAVGRAYDETVGEDNEQNESAVHVDMIVDMSEDSFIEVDGEVVQRNGTFVFEDGFED, from the coding sequence ATGGACCCACGTATCCGCGAACACGCGGAAGTCATCGTCGACCACTCTATCGACCTGAGCGAAGGCGACAACCTCGTTATCGACGCTCACCCGCAAGCTGCGGATCTCGTTACCGCGCTACACGAGTTCGCCGCCGACCGTGGCGCAAATCCGCTTGTCGTGCAGGATCGCCTCGGCGAGCGATTCCGTCGCGCCTATCTCCGCAACCGGGACGAGTTCGAGACGCCCAGCCACATTGAGGCGCTGTACGAGGAGATGGACGCCTACATCGCAATAAAGGGCAGCGACAACGTCACCGAGACCAGCGACGTCGACCCCGAAACGACGGCCGCCTATCAGCAGTCCCAGCAGCCGCTCCTGAACGAACGTCTCTCGAAGACCTGGTGTCTCACACAGTACCCCGCGCCCGCCAACGCCCAGCTCGCCCAGACCTCCACGGAGGGGTACGAGAACTTCGTCTGGGATGCCGTCCTCAAAGACTGGGACGCTGTCCGCGAGCATCAGGCACAGATGGTCGAGATTCTGGACCCCGCCGACGAGGTCCGCATCGTTTCCGGGGAGACAACGGACGTGACGATGTCTGTCACCGGTAACGAGACGCTCAATGACTACGGCGAGAAGAACCTTCCCGGCGGCGAGGTGTTCACTGCGCCAGTCCCCGATAGCGTCGAGGGTGAGGTGTTGTTCGACAAGCCGCTGTACCATCAGGGCCGGGAAGTGACTGATGTCTTCCTCCGGTTCGAGGACGGTGAAGTCGTCGAGCACAGCGCCGGCAAGAACGAGGAGCTTCTGACAGAGGTGCTGTCAACTGATGACGGTGCGAGCCGACTCGGCGAACTGGGTATCGGAATGAACCGGGATATCGACCAGTTCTCCTACAATATGCTGTTCGATGAAAAGATGGGCGATACCGTCCATATGGCAGTAGGGCGAGCCTACGACGAGACAGTTGGCGAGGACAACGAACAAAACGAGTCGGCCGTCCACGTGGACATGATTGTCGACATGAGCGAGGACTCGTTCATTGAAGTCGATGGCGAAGTCGTCCAGCGAAACGGGACGTTTGTCTTCGAGGATGGATTTGAGGACTGA
- a CDS encoding helix-turn-helix domain-containing protein, with amino-acid sequence MSLLPSRDPATPDAEPRVIGVDSDDADDVLSALSAETARNLLSELNKEPAPPSELADRVDTSLQNAQYHLKKLKNAGAVEVVDTAYSEKGREMDVFAPANQPLVICAGDEQETSGLRAALANIIGGLAIIGFASLLIQQVFGSGLGSLFGGPTVSTGSADTGARDPSFYAENATVTDGGFEATAGALDTAAQGGAEAAAAAIPPGLAFFAGGAFVIAGMAALWYMRQ; translated from the coding sequence ATGTCGTTGCTGCCCTCTCGGGACCCGGCGACCCCGGACGCCGAACCCCGAGTTATCGGTGTCGACAGTGATGACGCGGACGACGTGCTGTCGGCACTCTCGGCAGAGACAGCGCGTAACTTACTGTCAGAGCTAAACAAGGAGCCAGCACCGCCGTCAGAGCTAGCCGACCGGGTGGATACGTCGCTACAAAACGCCCAGTACCACCTGAAGAAACTCAAGAACGCCGGTGCGGTCGAGGTCGTCGACACGGCGTACTCCGAGAAAGGCCGTGAGATGGACGTGTTCGCGCCGGCCAACCAGCCACTCGTCATCTGTGCCGGTGACGAACAGGAGACGTCGGGACTGCGGGCAGCGCTGGCGAACATCATCGGCGGTCTCGCGATCATCGGCTTCGCCAGCCTGCTGATCCAGCAGGTGTTCGGGAGCGGGCTTGGATCGCTGTTCGGTGGCCCAACAGTGTCGACCGGGAGTGCTGACACTGGCGCCCGGGATCCGAGTTTTTACGCCGAGAACGCGACCGTGACCGACGGGGGCTTCGAGGCCACTGCGGGCGCACTCGATACCGCCGCACAGGGCGGTGCAGAGGCCGCCGCCGCTGCGATTCCGCCGGGACTGGCGTTCTTCGCCGGCGGCGCGTTCGTCATTGCCGGCATGGCGGCGCTGTGGTATATGCGCCAGTAG
- a CDS encoding metallophosphoesterase, giving the protein MLTAISDTHGTNDHRLTGRTLDAVREADHVLHAGDFMTEQVLDAIDAECDELTGVVGNNDRPAVRGRLSDVATVSWEGLTIVIVHGHEHTETALGMLARQENADIVVVGHSHKPVLTDFGGWTLVNPGSYADPRRYQPAHAELDVMAGDARVRLRSPDGTPISTTIIER; this is encoded by the coding sequence ATGCTCACTGCTATCTCAGACACGCACGGAACGAACGACCATCGGTTGACAGGTCGGACGCTTGACGCCGTCCGCGAAGCCGACCACGTTCTCCATGCGGGCGATTTCATGACCGAGCAGGTCCTCGATGCCATCGACGCCGAATGCGACGAACTGACCGGCGTTGTCGGGAACAACGACAGACCGGCAGTCAGGGGCCGCCTTTCCGACGTTGCGACCGTCTCCTGGGAGGGGCTGACCATCGTTATTGTGCACGGGCACGAGCACACCGAAACCGCCCTCGGAATGCTCGCTCGGCAGGAAAACGCCGATATCGTCGTCGTCGGTCACTCACACAAGCCTGTCCTGACCGACTTTGGCGGCTGGACGCTCGTCAATCCGGGCAGCTACGCCGACCCGCGGCGATACCAGCCGGCCCACGCGGAACTGGATGTCATGGCTGGTGACGCTCGCGTCCGTCTTCGCTCCCCGGACGGGACGCCGATTTCGACGACTATTATCGAACGGTAA
- a CDS encoding group 1 truncated hemoglobin, with amino-acid sequence MASQSIFERIGGRDAVEAVVSDFYDRVLDDPVLEPYFEATDMDQLRSHQAQFISAVAGGPVDYDGDDMQTAHEGMGITEGAFANVATHLEAALRENGVPDDDIEAILTEVAAMEDDIVEA; translated from the coding sequence ATGGCATCACAGTCCATTTTCGAGCGGATCGGCGGTCGCGACGCGGTCGAGGCGGTGGTTTCGGACTTCTACGACCGAGTACTCGACGACCCAGTGCTCGAACCGTACTTCGAAGCGACCGACATGGACCAGCTCCGCAGCCATCAAGCGCAGTTCATCAGTGCCGTCGCCGGCGGCCCAGTCGACTACGACGGCGACGATATGCAAACCGCCCACGAGGGCATGGGAATCACCGAAGGGGCGTTCGCCAATGTCGCGACCCACCTCGAAGCCGCGCTCCGAGAGAACGGCGTCCCCGACGACGACATCGAAGCGATTCTCACCGAGGTCGCCGCCATGGAAGACGATATCGTGGAGGCGTAG
- a CDS encoding DUF373 family protein, giving the protein MLLVLCIDLDDDLGRKTGIQTPVIGRDAVVDAAVALASNDPEDSDVNVLFEGVHIYDDITDEPVEVAAVTGVDGSDVAANRAVGEEVDTVLASLAASEDVRALIVTDGAQDESVVPVIRSRVQIDGVRRVVVRQAQNLESMYYTIKQVLDDPETRGTILVPLGILLLIYPLTIAIEALGYPGSALGVISGLLGLYILARGLGAEKILDEAVERTTSGLYAGRVTIITYVVAAALLAIGGVSGVQELERQTDPDALEVIASLVSGAIQWFAAAGITSSLGRVTDEYLDGSFRWRYLNAPFYVLSIALVLHAVSAFFLGVQDLEYLAIMLTGGTLLGLVSTLGFAVAEARFDRAEQHNQGPGGPSSE; this is encoded by the coding sequence ATGCTGCTGGTGCTGTGTATCGATCTCGACGACGACCTCGGCCGCAAGACCGGCATCCAGACGCCAGTCATCGGGCGCGATGCCGTCGTAGACGCAGCGGTGGCGCTGGCTTCGAACGACCCGGAGGACTCCGACGTGAACGTCCTGTTCGAGGGCGTCCACATCTACGACGACATCACCGACGAGCCGGTCGAAGTCGCAGCCGTCACCGGCGTCGACGGGAGCGATGTCGCCGCCAACCGGGCAGTCGGCGAGGAGGTCGATACCGTTCTCGCGTCGCTGGCGGCCAGCGAGGACGTGCGGGCGCTCATCGTCACCGACGGCGCACAGGACGAGTCGGTGGTCCCCGTTATCCGCTCGCGGGTCCAAATCGACGGCGTTCGTCGCGTCGTCGTCCGGCAGGCCCAGAACCTCGAATCGATGTACTACACCATCAAACAGGTGCTGGATGACCCAGAGACTCGCGGGACGATACTGGTTCCGCTGGGTATCCTCCTGCTGATTTACCCGCTGACAATCGCCATCGAAGCACTGGGCTACCCCGGCTCCGCGCTGGGCGTTATCTCCGGCCTGCTTGGGCTCTATATCCTCGCCCGGGGCCTCGGCGCTGAGAAGATACTGGACGAAGCGGTTGAGCGGACGACGTCTGGACTGTACGCCGGGCGCGTGACAATCATCACCTACGTCGTCGCGGCCGCACTGCTCGCTATCGGCGGCGTCAGCGGCGTACAGGAACTCGAACGGCAAACGGACCCCGACGCACTGGAAGTTATCGCGTCGCTGGTCTCCGGCGCGATTCAGTGGTTCGCCGCCGCTGGCATCACCTCCAGCCTCGGCCGCGTGACCGACGAGTACCTTGACGGGAGCTTCCGCTGGCGGTATCTCAACGCCCCCTTCTACGTCCTCTCGATTGCTCTCGTGTTACACGCTGTCAGCGCCTTCTTTCTCGGGGTGCAGGACTTGGAATACCTCGCTATAATGCTCACTGGTGGGACGCTGCTCGGGCTTGTCAGTACGCTGGGCTTCGCTGTCGCGGAGGCCCGCTTCGACCGCGCCGAACAGCACAACCAAGGCCCAGGCGGTCCCTCATCGGAGTAA
- a CDS encoding radical SAM protein: MISEGCEQCAKGGKMVLFVYGYCDQRDCFYCPLGENRKNVTQMYANERPVEDDSDVIEEAKRMSALGTSITGGEPQEVLDRTCHYLELLKDEFGEDHHTHLYTGIPGGRENMRRLSEAGLDEIRFHPPLEQWGDLHGTEWEDILYIAREEGLTPAFEIPGIRAEEEFLEFLDEGAADFCNINEFEMSDGNYRRMQEEGFELKEDHMSAVEGSHDILEKMGDHEKVYFCTSVFKDAAQHRSRLKRMARNIRRPFDDVTDDGTLVYGKAWTSEARLETLGVPEEYYTVKSEHVELAWWLLEEMVEEGDVEKGEIVEQYPTYDGTVVERTPLSNGADAGRATADD, from the coding sequence ATGATTTCCGAGGGCTGCGAACAGTGCGCCAAAGGCGGCAAGATGGTGCTGTTCGTCTACGGCTACTGCGACCAGCGAGACTGCTTCTACTGTCCCCTCGGGGAAAACCGCAAGAACGTCACCCAGATGTACGCCAACGAGCGTCCCGTCGAGGACGACTCGGACGTCATCGAGGAAGCCAAGCGCATGAGCGCGCTGGGCACCTCAATCACGGGTGGCGAACCCCAGGAAGTGCTCGACCGGACCTGTCACTATCTGGAACTGCTGAAAGACGAGTTCGGCGAGGACCACCACACGCACCTCTACACCGGCATCCCTGGCGGCCGCGAGAATATGCGCCGCCTCTCGGAAGCCGGCCTCGACGAGATCCGCTTCCACCCGCCGCTGGAGCAGTGGGGCGACCTCCACGGCACCGAGTGGGAGGACATCCTCTACATCGCCCGCGAAGAAGGACTGACGCCGGCCTTCGAGATTCCGGGCATCCGCGCCGAGGAGGAGTTCCTCGAATTCCTCGACGAGGGCGCAGCCGACTTCTGTAACATCAACGAGTTCGAGATGTCCGACGGGAACTACCGCCGGATGCAGGAGGAAGGCTTCGAACTGAAAGAGGACCACATGAGCGCCGTCGAGGGGTCCCACGATATTCTGGAGAAGATGGGCGACCACGAGAAGGTGTACTTCTGTACGAGCGTGTTCAAGGACGCCGCCCAGCACCGCTCGCGGCTCAAGCGGATGGCCCGCAACATCCGCCGTCCGTTCGACGACGTGACCGACGACGGGACGCTCGTCTACGGGAAGGCGTGGACCTCTGAAGCGCGACTCGAAACCCTCGGCGTCCCCGAGGAGTACTACACCGTCAAGTCCGAGCACGTCGAACTCGCCTGGTGGCTGCTGGAGGAGATGGTCGAGGAGGGCGATGTCGAGAAGGGCGAAATCGTCGAGCAGTACCCGACCTACGACGGGACGGTCGTTGAACGGACGCCGCTGTCGAACGGTGCTGACGCCGGACGAGCGACGGCCGACGACTAG